In one window of Geotrypetes seraphini chromosome 3, aGeoSer1.1, whole genome shotgun sequence DNA:
- the PTRHD1 gene encoding putative peptidyl-tRNA hydrolase PTRHD1 yields MTQAKAFSVSRRKKMNYYALARSQWTSGKMAAPPRLVQYVVVRGDLQRGLAWPLGALVAQACHASMAAVHLHYSHGDTQQYLQELDSMHKVVLEAPDEASLLALAESLKQKCVDHKLWIEQPENIATCLALRPYSKEEVHQHLKKFKLLK; encoded by the exons ATGACACAAGCAAAAGCGTTTTCTGTCTCGCGAAGGAAAAAGATGAACTATTATGCGCTTGCGCGATCCCAGTGGACTTCCGGTAAAATGGCGGCTCCCCCACGGCTTGTCCAATATGTGGTAGTCCGCGGGGATCTGCAGCGTGGTCTCGCCTGGCCCCTCGGGGCACTGGTGGCACAAGCATGTCACGCGTCGATGGCGGCTGTTCACCTGCATTACAGCCACGGTGACACGCAGCAGTACTTGCAGGAATTGGACAGTATGCACAAGGTGGTGCTGGAG GCCCCAGATGAAGCATCGTTATTGGCACTGGCAGAGAGCCTGAAACAAAAGTGTGTGGATCACAAACTCTGGATTGAGCAACCTGAGAACATTGCCACCTGTCTTGCCCTCCGCCCCTACTCCAAGGAAGAAGTACATCAACATCTAAAAAAGTTCAAACTGCTTAAATGA